In the Bacteroidales bacterium genome, AACGATTGCAAACATCGACATTATTATTTTCATCGGGAGGGTAAAGTTTCGACCAAACCGATTTGGGTACTACGCCAAAACATGCGCCACCATCGAGTTTAAAATCTTCAGTGTAAATTACATGTAAGTCCATTAAACGAAATATAATAATATTAAAATTAATAAAAGCAAATTTACTATTTATTAAGGAATTAGTAAATGATGTTACGCAAAATAATACCTGTTGTATAGATGTAACAGGTATAACCATTGTAAAATTTAAATATCCTTTGGACTATTTATACCGATACGTAACAGGTCGCCGCGGCGACTGCAAAAATAATTTTTCAACAAGCGTTACTATCGGCATAACTCGTTCTAATAATTTTTTCAAAATGGATAAGAACGAGTATAAATTAACAGTTGGTATAACTATCAACGCCATTTATGGCGTTGAAAAAAAGAACAAGAAAACGGGCTTTAGCCCAAACATATAAAATAAAATTTCATTCATAAAAGTTTATGTGCATTAAGTATGGTCAACAAAGAACAGGGAATCATTATTAACTGTGGATATATGGCTAATCAGGAAGAGCATCATAAAAATATTTCATTTCAACAGGAATATGATAAATTTTTTAGACGGTATGGATTTGATATTGAAACATTAATTCTTAGTTTTGGCTAAAGCTCTTTTCTTTTCTTTTCATTGTATTTTGAGCACGACTGTAGGTACAACCCAATTAACTGAGCGTGCTTGAAAGCTATATAGTCATGAAAGTTTAGTACCTACGGTACAATGAGAAGTGAGTTGTACCTTTCTTTACCAAGCTGTTGTCCCTAACGGGACATAATAATAAAATAATGTTGTTTCGATACAAATAATGATTTTGCGTTACATCAGTTAGTAAATATTATTTGATAAGCATTTTTTTTAAAAAATTAAGCAGCGATATAAAAAAGATGATGTCTTATGATTAGAAAACTAAATGTTCAACAATTAATAATTGATATTATGAAACGAAACTTCTTTACTCTGCTCTTTGCGATAATATCTATATCGGTATTTTCGCAGATACATGAAGTAACCATATCGGGATATGTTACTTATGCTACAAGCGGTACAGCTGTTGTCAATCATGAAGTTTATATTTATACTGACAGCATGCAGTATCAACCACTTTTTGATTTTGATGATATGGTGTATACCAATGCATTTGGGTTTTATTGCGATACCATTTCGGTAGAAAATCAAGGTACGATCTACACCCAGGGTGAATTTATGGTTGGACTTTATGATTGTAACAACACATTTGTTATGACAACAGTAAGTTTTAATCAGAATAATATTTACATGCAGGCAGATTTTTCTATCTGCAGCACGATCCCTTCTGTGGGCTGTAATGCGAATTTTTATACCTATCCCGATTCGGCAGGTGGCGTTTATAATTCCACGGTTCATTTTATTGATGCTTCTTCAGAAAATACTACAAACTGGTATTGGGATTTTGGCGATGGAACATATTCTGAGTTACAAAACCCGACACATACTTTTACAAATGGAATACATGATGTATGTTTATTTATTATTAAAGCCGATTCGCTCAATAATGTTTTATGCAGTGATACATTTTGCTCACAGGTAATTACAGGTAATATGATTGAATTCAATAATGCAGATACTTTATATTCAAGTATTCCATTTTGCGGACCACGGAATATCAATTTCTATTTTTCAGGTAGAGCCAGAGATTATGCTGATGGGGATTCAGTAGATGTTAAAATAGATTTTGGTGATGCTACAGATACTGTTTTTAAATTACCACTTAATTCATATCCCAATGATTTGAACAGTTATTTCTCACTTTTTAATTTTTCTCATCAATATTTAACAACAGGAACTTTTATTGCCGAATTTATTGCAATTGCTCCCGATGGAATATCGGATACTGCTTTCAGTACTGAATTCACTATCTATGACAATTGCAGCACCATTTCGGGAATCGTTTTTAATGACTCAGATCATGATTGTGTATTTGATAATGGTGAAGAGATAATTCCTGGAATTTCTGTGTATTTATATAAATCCGGGACTTTCCTTGGATGGTGTAATTCTGATAATAATGGAAAATATATTTTTAATGCTCCTGCAGAAGGTATATACCAGGTGAAAATTTCAAATGTAAACAGTTATCAGTTAAATTGCCCTGTATCCGGAATGTATCAGGTTTCTTCACTCCCCTCTACCGGAAATGATTTTGCTTTATCTGTTGATTCAATAAGTTGCAATGCATTCTTTTATGCTTATCCTTCTGCAAATGATTTTTCATATTATTTTGTAAATACTTTTTCAGGAAATATAACAAACTGGTATTGGAGTTTTGGTGATGGTACTTCATCAACATTACAGAATCCTTATCATACTTATAATGCAAATGGAAATTATCATGTTTGTTTATACATTTCAGGAGATTCATGCCAGGATACTTATTGTACTACTATAACAATAGATCAGTCGCTTAATTGTGATATTTATGTTCTGGGAAATTCAATAACAAATGAATCAGCGCCGGGAGTTGCTGATGGAGCTATAAATATAGATGTGTACGGAGGAATACCACCATATTCATATGAATGGAGTAATGGCGCTACAACAAAAAATATTTCCGGTTTAACTTCAGGATATTATGATGTGGTAGTAACTGATAGTTCTTTTTGCCAGACATGGGCTACATTTGAAATACTCAATGTTTCTGATTCGTTGAACTGGTATGAAGCGGATTCAATTTTTTCAACTCCTGTCGATACTTGTTTTGATTTCCCAATATATAACGCATCGATTTATAACTATACTATTGTTAACGATTCAACTATATCTGTTACCTGGATTTTATATGACAACTCAAATACAAGTGCGGGTTTTGTTACAGTTGAATATACTATAAATGTGAACAGTTATTACCTGGCAAATCTGGTAATAGAATGCGATTCTTTTATTTATAGTTACTATGATTATATTCATGTTCTTGAAAATTCAATGGGAGTAATAACAACCGAAAATATTACCGGGAGTATAAATATATTTCCAAATCCTGTAGTTGATGAATTAAATATTAAATGTGAAAACGTAAAGGATGTTTCAGAAATTAATATTCTTAATTCGATGGGACAGGTAATTCAGAGTGACAATATGATTTCAGGTAAGCAGGATGTGATAAAAATTAATACCTCATCATTATCAAAAGGATTATACTTTGTTCAGCTTGTTTGTAAAGGGCAAATCTTAACCGGCCGATTTGTCAAATAAAAAACCTTTATTAATAATGATGAAGCAGCGGTTTGAAAAGATCGCTGCTTTTTTTATGAATTTTATTTTGATTCACAATCGACTGTTAATATGTTATTTTCGGGATGTAAATTATCAATGAACATTAGCTTTAAATTTGTTCCTAAACCAAGAATATATTAAAATGAAAAATGTTCATTTTATTGCAATAGGTGGCAGTGCTATGCATAACCTTGCAATTGCGTTGTGTAAAAAAGGTTATCATGTCAGTGGTTCTGATGATGAAATTTTTGAACCATCGAAAAGCCGTCTGGCAAAATATAATCTTTTACCTGCCAAAGAAGGCTGGGATGAAAATTTAATTCAACCTGAACTGGATGCTGTTATTCTTGGAATGCATGCAAGGGCAGATAACCCGGAACTTCTGAAAGCACAACAATTAGGAATAAAAGTTTTTTCATATCCCGAATATTTATACGAACAATCGAAAGACAAAATACGTGTTGTGATTGGCGGAAGCCATGGTAAAACCACTATTACAGCTATGGTGCTTCATGTTCTGAATTATCATAATGTGGAATGTGATTATATGGTTGGCGCGCAGCTTGAAGGTTTTGATGTGATGGTAAAACTTACGGAGTCGGCACCATATATCATTCTCGAAGGTGATGAATACCTAACTTCACCAATTGACCGCCGCCCGAAATTTCATTTGTACATGCCCGATATAGCCCTGATCAGTGGCATTGCATGGGATCATATTAATGTTTTTCCGACGTTTGAAAATTATGTTGAACAGTTCAGAATATTTGCTAACCTTATCAGTGATAATGGAGCATTGATTTATTGCGAAGAAGATGACGTATTAAAAAAAATGTGTGAAGGAATAGAAAAGAATATTGATAAGATTCCCTATACCTTTCCGGAATATAAAATTTGTAATGGGATTACTTATGTTTATTCAGAAACAGGAATTTTTCCATTACGGATTTTTGGCAAACACAATTTGTTAAACCTGAATGGGGCAAGGTATATTTGTAATAAACTTGGAATAAATGATGAAAAATATTTCGAAGCAATAAGTTCTTTTGCCGGTGCATCGAAAAGATTAGAGCTGGTAAAGAAAAATGATTACACAAATATTTACAAGGATTTTGCTCATTCGCCTTCAAAATTAATAGCTACAACACAAGCGGTAAAAGAACAGTTCCCTGAACGACATTTGGTGGCTTGCATTGAACTGCACACCTTCAGCAGTCTTACTGCAGAATTTTTAAATGAATATAAAGGAACAATGAAATATGCGGATACTGCCTGTGTATATTTCAATCCTCATACTATTGAACATAAAAAATTGCCTCCTATCACAAAAGAGCAGGTTCAAAAGGCATTCGACAGAAAAGATATTCTGGTATATACTGACAGTAATGTATTGGTAAATGATTTATTGAAATTGAATTGGGAAAAAAGAAATCTTCTCCTGATGAGCTCTGGTAATTTTGACGGTATCAACTTTCCCGACTTAGCCGATAAGATTATAAGTTAATCAACTATATTTGCATTTTCAAAATCTGATTTATGAGAACTAAAATTTTTATTATTGCATTATTGTTATTCCCTGCATTAGTTATTTCACAGAATAAAGCAGTCATTAAATTCGATACTACCTCGCATGACTTCGGAAAAATTAAAGAAGAAGGAGGAAATGTTATTTATACCTTTTTCTTTTCAAATACAGGAACCGACCCATTAAAACTTACCAATGTAAAACCCGGTTGTGGCTGCACCACTGCTGATTGGTCGAAAGACCCGGTATTGCCCGGACAAAAAGGATATATCAAAACTGTTTATAATCCCATGAACCGTCCCGGGCAGTTTCATAAAGCAATAACAGTTACATCAAATGCTACTGTTCCAACCCAGGTTTTAATTATTACCGGCGAAGTGTTGGCAAGAGCCAAAACATATAAGGATACGTTTACTGTTGCTTCAGGGAATTTGCGAATGATGTCGAATCATATTGCTTTTATGGAATTAAAAAACTATGAAACAAAAACGGATACTGTTGAAATATTGAACGACTGGAATAAACCAATGACATTTGAAGTTACCACAAAGCTGGCTTTTGCTAAATGTATTGTAAAACCTGAAAAGTTGGAGCCTAAAGAAAAAGGATTGATCATTCTTACATATGATGCTTCTAAAAGGCAGGATTGGGGCTTGATATATGATTATGTAACCATTGCTACAAATGATAGCATAGATGCCAATAAAACAATAACTGTAAGTGCAAATATTCTTGAAGATTTTTCGAAATTAACTCCTGAACAAAAAAAGACATCACCCAAAATTGTTTTTGAAAATGAAATATATGATTTTGGTACAATTAAAGAAGGAGATACGGCAAAGTACACTTTTAATTTTAAAAATAATGGTAAAGGAAATCTTATCATCAGGAAAATAAAAGCAAGCTGTGGTTGTGTTACAACACAGATAATCAATAAAAGTGTAAAGAAAAAGAAATCTAATGTTGCTGTAGCCGGTGATAAATTTCTTTTCAAGAAAGGGAAAAGCGGAAGTATAGAAATTGTGTTTAATTCAACAGGAAGAAAAGGTGATCCTACAAAAACGATAACTGTTATAACCAATGATCCCGAAACACCGGTGATAAATTTAAGCATAAAAGGAAAAGTGGAAGGGAAGTAATATCAATTGTTAATTTAAAATATTTCGATAAACAGCAGTGGCGGCGCGTGAAACGCGCCGCCACTGCTGTTATAAAGATTTCTTAAAATAATACCTTTGCTATTTCAACAATAGGTTTTGGATTACTCATAGTGAAAAAATGCAGACAGGGCGCCCCGTTTTTCAACAATTCCTTGCCCTGCTGAATAGCCCATTCAATTCCTACTTTAGCAGCATCCGCATCGTTCTTGCATTTTTCAATAGCGTTGTATAAATCTTCAGGAATATCAACATGAAATGTGCTTGGTATTTTTGAGACTTGATTTTTTGTAGTTATCGGTTTAATACCGGGAATAATAGGAACATTAATTCCTTTGCTGCGACACTGGTTTACAAAATCGAAATATTTTCTGTTGTCGAAAAACATTTGAGTAACGATGTATTCAGCGCCGGCATCAACCTTGTTTTTTAGAAAATTTAAGTCCGCAGATAAATTTGGAGCTTCGAAATGTTTCTCAGGATAACCGGCAACACCCATACAGAAATCAGTTTTAAAACCATCTTTCAGATCTTCTTCAAGGTAAATGCCATTGTTTATATTTACAATTTGTCTTAATAATTCAACAGAATGTTTATTCCCGTTAGGCTCCGGGGTAAAATCCCTTTCCGTTTTAGGCGGGTCGCCACGAAGAACCAGGATATTTTTAACTCCAAGATAATGCAGGTCAATCAGTGCATCTTCCGTTTCGTGCCTGCTGAAACCTCCGCAAATAAGGTGTGCCACAGCATCAACTTTATAACGGAACATGATGGATGCGCAAATACCAACAGTACCGGGTCTTTTACGAATCAATACTTTTTCAAGGTAACCGTTAGGTCTTTCCTTATAAGTATATTCGCTGCTATGGTAAGTAACATTAATAAAAGGCGGCTTGAAATCCATTAGCGGGTCAAGTATGCCATATAATGATTCAATGCTTTTCCCTTTTAAAGGAGGCAGTATCTCAAATGTAATATAAGGTTTATTACTGCACCTGATGTATTCCGAAACTTTCATAACTTTAAATATTCGGCAAAAATAATGAAAGAAATGACAGATTCATTTTAAAGTATGTTTAATTTTTGAGAAATTTGCAAAAATATTATGCACCCTCTTATAGAGGTGACGCAAATAAAAAAAAGAAAATGAAAATAGAAGAAATCATAAAAAATAAAATCCTTGTTCTTGATGGTGCTATGGGTACCATGATTCAACGTTATAAATTAAGTGAAGAAGAATACCGAGGACAAAGATTTTTATCTCATAGTCATAACCTGAAAGGTTGTAATGATTTACTGAGCATTACACAACCTCAGGTCATTCGCCAGATTCATGATGAATATTTTGCTGCAGGTGCCGATATTATTGAAACCAATACTTTCACAGCACAATCAGTTTCATTGGCAGATTATGGACTTGAAAAATATTCTTATGAAATAAATCTCGAATCGGCAAAGATTGCAAGAAGTGTTGCAGATGATTATAATAAAAAGGAAACTGCGAAATATCGTTATGTTGCAGGTTCTATAGGTCCGATGAATAAAACGGCATCCATTTCACCTGATGTAAATAATCCTGCTTACCGCGCTATTACTTTTGATGAAATAGTTGATTCTTATTCTGAACAGGTTGAAGGTTTACTTGATGGTAATGTCGATATACTTCTTGTTGAAACCATTTTCGATACGTTGAATGCAAAGGCTGCATTGTTTGCAATTAGCAATATTTTTGAAAAAAGGAAAATGTCAGTTCCTGTGATGGTTTCTGTAACCATAACGGATGCAAGCGGTCGCACACTTTCAGGACAAACACTTGAAGCATTTTTAATTTCGGTTTCGCATTTCCCTATTTTTTCTATTGGCTTGAATTGCGCATTTGGTGCGGCTCAGATGAAACCATACATCGAAGCAATTTCTGAAAAAGCTCCTTACTATATTAGTCTGTATCCTAATGCCGGATTGCCAAATCAGTTTGGCGGATACGATGAGTCTGCTGCCGAAATGGTTGCCATTGTTGAGAAGTACATGGGTAATGGTTTCGTAA is a window encoding:
- a CDS encoding PKD domain-containing protein, which codes for MIRKLNVQQLIIDIMKRNFFTLLFAIISISVFSQIHEVTISGYVTYATSGTAVVNHEVYIYTDSMQYQPLFDFDDMVYTNAFGFYCDTISVENQGTIYTQGEFMVGLYDCNNTFVMTTVSFNQNNIYMQADFSICSTIPSVGCNANFYTYPDSAGGVYNSTVHFIDASSENTTNWYWDFGDGTYSELQNPTHTFTNGIHDVCLFIIKADSLNNVLCSDTFCSQVITGNMIEFNNADTLYSSIPFCGPRNINFYFSGRARDYADGDSVDVKIDFGDATDTVFKLPLNSYPNDLNSYFSLFNFSHQYLTTGTFIAEFIAIAPDGISDTAFSTEFTIYDNCSTISGIVFNDSDHDCVFDNGEEIIPGISVYLYKSGTFLGWCNSDNNGKYIFNAPAEGIYQVKISNVNSYQLNCPVSGMYQVSSLPSTGNDFALSVDSISCNAFFYAYPSANDFSYYFVNTFSGNITNWYWSFGDGTSSTLQNPYHTYNANGNYHVCLYISGDSCQDTYCTTITIDQSLNCDIYVLGNSITNESAPGVADGAINIDVYGGIPPYSYEWSNGATTKNISGLTSGYYDVVVTDSSFCQTWATFEILNVSDSLNWYEADSIFSTPVDTCFDFPIYNASIYNYTIVNDSTISVTWILYDNSNTSAGFVTVEYTINVNSYYLANLVIECDSFIYSYYDYIHVLENSMGVITTENITGSINIFPNPVVDELNIKCENVKDVSEINILNSMGQVIQSDNMISGKQDVIKINTSSLSKGLYFVQLVCKGQILTGRFVK
- a CDS encoding Mur ligase family protein; this encodes MKNVHFIAIGGSAMHNLAIALCKKGYHVSGSDDEIFEPSKSRLAKYNLLPAKEGWDENLIQPELDAVILGMHARADNPELLKAQQLGIKVFSYPEYLYEQSKDKIRVVIGGSHGKTTITAMVLHVLNYHNVECDYMVGAQLEGFDVMVKLTESAPYIILEGDEYLTSPIDRRPKFHLYMPDIALISGIAWDHINVFPTFENYVEQFRIFANLISDNGALIYCEEDDVLKKMCEGIEKNIDKIPYTFPEYKICNGITYVYSETGIFPLRIFGKHNLLNLNGARYICNKLGINDEKYFEAISSFAGASKRLELVKKNDYTNIYKDFAHSPSKLIATTQAVKEQFPERHLVACIELHTFSSLTAEFLNEYKGTMKYADTACVYFNPHTIEHKKLPPITKEQVQKAFDRKDILVYTDSNVLVNDLLKLNWEKRNLLLMSSGNFDGINFPDLADKIIS
- a CDS encoding DUF1573 domain-containing protein, coding for MRTKIFIIALLLFPALVISQNKAVIKFDTTSHDFGKIKEEGGNVIYTFFFSNTGTDPLKLTNVKPGCGCTTADWSKDPVLPGQKGYIKTVYNPMNRPGQFHKAITVTSNATVPTQVLIITGEVLARAKTYKDTFTVASGNLRMMSNHIAFMELKNYETKTDTVEILNDWNKPMTFEVTTKLAFAKCIVKPEKLEPKEKGLIILTYDASKRQDWGLIYDYVTIATNDSIDANKTITVSANILEDFSKLTPEQKKTSPKIVFENEIYDFGTIKEGDTAKYTFNFKNNGKGNLIIRKIKASCGCVTTQIINKSVKKKKSNVAVAGDKFLFKKGKSGSIEIVFNSTGRKGDPTKTITVITNDPETPVINLSIKGKVEGK
- the metF gene encoding methylenetetrahydrofolate reductase [NAD(P)H]; this translates as MKVSEYIRCSNKPYITFEILPPLKGKSIESLYGILDPLMDFKPPFINVTYHSSEYTYKERPNGYLEKVLIRKRPGTVGICASIMFRYKVDAVAHLICGGFSRHETEDALIDLHYLGVKNILVLRGDPPKTERDFTPEPNGNKHSVELLRQIVNINNGIYLEEDLKDGFKTDFCMGVAGYPEKHFEAPNLSADLNFLKNKVDAGAEYIVTQMFFDNRKYFDFVNQCRSKGINVPIIPGIKPITTKNQVSKIPSTFHVDIPEDLYNAIEKCKNDADAAKVGIEWAIQQGKELLKNGAPCLHFFTMSNPKPIVEIAKVLF